The window TAATCAGCAGGTCGGGGGTTCGATTCCGTCCGCCAGCTCCATATGGAGGGGTTCCCGAGTGGCCAAAGGGGGCAGACTGTAAATCTGTTGTCTCTGACTTCGATGGTTCGAATCCATCTCCCTCCACCACAAAAGTCTTGTGCATTCGCTATTGAAGCTGTGTGCAGGGCTTTTTATTTTGTCAAAATAAAACATAATTATATACAAAAAAAGTAGGAAGCGTATTAAAAAATATACTTCCTACTTTTACATTCAGATTAATACCTGAAACTCCAACCCGGGAACAACTGCAGCATACTCGCGTACCATCTGGGCACAATCATACCTGATAAAATTGGAAAATACATAATAAATAATATGGCTGTCAATGCCAGATAAGTATATACAATCTTTTTGGAGTTTCCTCCAAGCTCCATAAATACTTTGATTAAGTACACTATGATAATTATAAGAAAAGGAACAACTGAAAAGTAATGATATATAAATGCCATTCTACGCACTACCATCCACGGAATATATTGAAATAAAGCACCGAAAATAGGAACTAGCATGTATTTGTCTTTTCTCTTAACCGCAACAATTATTCCTGTAATTAGTGATGGTATGCTAATCCACCAGATTAAAGGATTCCCCATACATATTATACTGGAAGTTAATTTTTCGGCTGCAAGTGATTTTGAACCGTAAAACCATATAGGCTTGGTCATAATGGGCCATTCAAACCACTGAGACGAATAATCATGTTTAGCATTCAAGTCGTTGTGAAAGCTGTACATATACGACTGATTGTTAAAAAACTCTTTGACACCATTCCCCGGAACCTGCATTATGGAAGTATAGGAAGCAAAATAAATGATGCCGGGTATTATAATAAAAAATACAACGCACATTAAGGCGGTTTTAATAAAGTACTTAGTCCAGAATTTACTGAATAAATCGGAGGAAAGACCGCTCTTTTTATATGCCATATAGTAAACAATTTCATCGAGTTTAGCAATAACCACTATAAGGAAAATCCCCACAGCAGCATACATTGCTATCCATTTGGTTGCAATACCTATACCGAATATCAGGCCACAGAGAAACAGTGGCATTAGGGATTTCTTAAAGCCGGCTTTGTAAGACTTTTTGACAAAGTAATCGTAAATATAGTAGTACATTAAAATAACAAAGAAGGTAACATAGACGTCTATTGTAGATATCCTGGTCTGAACAAAATGCATAAAGTCAAACATCATCAAAAAGGCCGTGCAAAATGCAAGAAATCTATTTTTGAAAATTTTATATCCAAACAGGTACATGAGGGGAATCATAGCTACTCCGAATAATGTACCGATAATTCTCCAGCCAAAAGGGTTTACTCCAAAAATAAGCATCCCAATCATAACGAAATATTTTCCCAGAGGAGGATGTGTTCTTTCGAAGGGATGTACCTTATGAATGAAATCAAGAGCAGTCCTCGGATAGAATACTTCATCAAAATAGGTGCTGGTGGAGGAGAGGGTATAAAAATCAACTCTATCCTGTTCATCAAGCAAATTACTTAACTTATAAGCCTTACCGTCAGGACTTTTTGTAGTGTTTTTTGTTACTTGCTCCACCGGTGTAATGCTTCTAACTTTAAAAGGCTTATTTGAGCCTTTTTCAAAAACTGCCAGTTCGTTAATTGCAGCTCCGGGTTTATCGGCTATAATTTGAATTTTACTTGTTTTAAATTCCTTGGTAGATACCTTCCATGAAAAAAAGCCGGATTTTTCAAGAGCCTCAGAAGCTGTATATGTACCGTTGGAATTTAAAAAATTGATATTAAACTTGGTACCGTCATATTTTTCTTCATTATATCCCTGATAAAGCATAACTTTTGTAACTTCTACATCTCTTCCCAGATCTACAACAAACCCGTCATTTTTATCTGCGGGGGCCCAGGGAGTTTCAGGTATCTTAAACCCTCCGAGGTTGTAAATTGCCGGAATCGCGTATATTAAAGTCATAACAAGCATAATAATGTAATCTTTTTTTATAAGCTTAATTAAAGGCTTTCTTTCTCTTTCATCGTTCAGTAATCCGTATTCAGTAATTATCAAATTACCTTTTTGAATATTGCGGATTCGTAAAAACCCCCATATCCCTATTCCAATAAGAAATAAAATAATTACACTCAACATCATTGTCGCAAAGCCGGGCATTTTTAAATGCGAAAAAAAATCAGAAAAATTCTTAAAATACGTTTTCAAGAGTATGCCTCCAATTACGTTTTATTTGAAAAGTTTTACCATAATTATATTATAGTATGTAAAACAATACAAATAATAGTTGTTATAGTATAAGCATTGATTTCGTTGTAAAACTTAAAAGGTGTGTTATAATATGAACAAGTTAAATTAATAAAGTAAATTATTCAATTTACATAAGATTGTTGTGAGTTTGGCGAAAGGAGATAATGAAATGAAATTTACAAAAATGCAGGGACTTGGAAACGACTATATATATGTGGATTGCACAAAAAATATAATTGATAATCCATCAGTAGTATCTAAAAAAGTAAGTGACAGACATTTCGGAATAGGCTCAGACGGATTGGTACTAATAATGAAATCGGATATAGCTGACTTTAGAATGAGAATGTTTAATTCAGACGGCTCAGAATCTGAGATGTGTGGAAATGCTATACGTTGTGTTGGAAAATATGTGTTTGATAACGGACTGACAGACAAAAAGAATCTGACAATAGAAACCTTGGCGGGAATAAAGGTGCTTGACTTAAAGATTGAAGATAACAAAGTAGTACAGGTAAGAGTTGATATGGGAGAACCAATATTAGAGTCAAAACAAATACCTGTTGACAGTGAAAAGGATAGATTTATATCTGAGAGTGTAGAGGTTGATGGATACAACTATAAGGTTACAGCCGTATCCATGGGTAATCCCCATGCCATAACATATGTAGATGATACAGCAAGTTTTCCTTTATATGAAGTGGGACCCAAGATGGAAACACATAAATTGTTTCCCAAAAAGATAAATGCTGAATTCGTTGAGGTAATAGACAGAACTACACTGAAAATGAGAGTGTGGGAAAGAGGAGCAGGCGAGACCCTTGCTTGCGGAACAGGTGCCAGCGCTGTACTTGTAGCTTCAGTACTGAATGGTTTATCTGAAAGAGCTGCCACAATAAAACTCCTTGGAGGCGACTTAATTATTGAATGGTCAGAAAAGGACAATCACGTTTATATGACAGGTCCTGCGGAAAAGGTATTTGAAGGAGAGATAGAAATTTAAGTAAGAAGAATATTTTATATTATAATAGAAGAGAGGAATAAACAAATGGCAATAGTTAATGAAAATCACTTAAAACTACCCGGAAATTATTTGTTTGCAGAAATTGGTAAAAGGGTTGCAGCATTCAAGGAGCACAACCCCAGTGCGGATATTATAAGGCTTGGAATCGGAGATGTAACTCGTCCCCTTCCTATGGCATGTATAGATGCAATGCATAAGGCTGTTGACGATATGTCCAGAATAGAGAGCTTCAAAGGCTACCCTGAGTATGAGGGATACGATTTCCTCATAAATAAGATAGTTGAGAATGATTATAAAAAAAGAGGAATCACAGTTGGAGTCGATGAAGTATTTGTAAGCGATGGTGCAAAAAGTGATACAGCAAATATTCAGGAACTCTTCGGATTAAATTCAAGAATAGCAGTTACAGACCCGGTTTATCCTGTTTATGTTGACTCTAACGTTATGGCAGGAAGAACTGGAGAATATATTGATGGAAAATGGACTAACGTAACCTACCTGCCATGTACTTCTGAAAACGGATTTGTTCCGGAACTTCCAAAAGAAAAAGTGGATCTTATATATCTGTGTCTGCCAAACAATCCTACAGGAACTACACTTACAAAGGAACAATTAAAAGTATGGGTTGATTATGCGGCAAAAAACAAGTCCATAATATTATTTGATTCTGCATATGAAGCCTTCATCAGCGAAAAGGATGTTCCCCACAGTATATACGAGATAGAAGGAGCAAAAGAAGTAGCTATAGAATTCAGAAGTTTTTCAAAGACTGCAGGGTTTACAGGAACAAGATGTGCGTATATGGTAATACCAAAGGAATTGAAAGCTTATACTGCCGATGGCAGTGAAATAGGACTCAACAGACTTTGGTACAGAAGACAGGCAACAAAATTCAACGGAGTATCCTATATAGTACAGCGAGGAGCAGAAGCTGTATATTCAGAAGAAGGTCAAAAGCAGGTAAAGGAAACAATATCTTATTATTTATCAAATGCGGCAATAATAAAAAATGGCTTAGAGAGCATCGGAATAAAGGTTTTTGGAGGAGTAAATGCTCCGTATATCTGGATGCAGACTCCAAATGGTATGGATTCTTGGGTGTTCTTTGATAAACTTCTAAGTGAGGCCAATATTGTAGGGACTCCCGGAGTAGGTTTTGGCCCTAGCGGACAGGGATATTTCAGACTTACTGCATTTGGAAGCAGGGAAAATACACAGGCAGCTGTGGAGAGATTTAAAACAAGGCTCAAGGTTTAAAAAATAAAGTTTGTTATATTATATGAAATAGTCGGCTGGCTTTTGATAACCTATCTTCAAATATGGTTACAAAAGGCTGGCTGACTATTTTTATATAATAGATTATAATGATATGTAGTTGTACTATAAAAACTATAAAAGGATGAGTTAATTTGTTGAACTGGGATCAGCTTAATTCTACATGTTCTAATTGTAGAAATTGCGACCTTGCCGGAACCAGAACAAATATAGTAATAGGAAGAGGAAATCCAAGTGCCCCAATAATGTTCATAGGCGAAGGACCGGGAGAGCAGGAGGATATTCAGGGATTACCCTTTGTCGGTCCGGCAGGACAGCTTTTAGAAACATTACTTGAGGCTCTGAAGTTTAAACCTGATGAATACTATATTGCTAACGTAGTGAAATGCAGGCCACCCAATAACAGGGTGCCAAATGAGGAAGAAGCAGAAAAATGTCTGCCATATTTAAGAAATCAGGTATCCTTAATAAGACCACGGATAATAGTATGTCTTGGCAGTACTGCGGCAAAATATGTAGTAGCCAGGGATATTAAAATAACAAAAATACGCGGACAGTGGATAGAAAGAAAGAAATTCTGGATTATGCCTACATTTCATCCGGCAGCATTATTAAGAGATCAAAGTAAAAAAGAATTATTATTTAAAGATATAAAGGAAGTAAAAAAGAAAATAAATCAACTTGAGAGCGAAGAGTCCGGAGGCTAATTTGGTTAAGAATGAGATGCAAAACAGCTTAGAACAACTATGCTGTCAATATGTACAAGAATTTAAACATAAAGAAATAGTGCTTGGACATGGATGTATTGACAGTCCCGTTGTTATAATCGGAGAAGCACCCGGGAAAGATGAAGTTAAACAAGGAAAGCCATTTGTAGGTGCAGCAGGGAAAAACCTCAATGAATTTATAGAGGTATTAGAAATAAGCAGAGACGATTTGTATATAACAAATGCAATAAAGTACAGACTTGGCAGATTAAATCCTAAAACCGATAGGATTGTTAACAGACCTGCAACAATGAAGGATATTAAGGAAAACCAGATATGGCTGCATAAAGAGATACATTTAATAAAACCTCATATTATTGTTACCCTTGGCAATGTACCGCTAAAAGCTATAACAAGTAATTTTGGTATTTCAATCGGAGATATGCATGGAAAATTGCACGAATGTAATTTATCAGGAAAGGTATACAAGCTATTTCCGCTATACCATCCTGCAAGTATTATATATAACAGAGCACTTAAAGCTGTTTATAAGCAGGACATGATTATGCTTAAACAAGAAGTTAATAAACTGGAATTAAACCTTAGTAAAAAGGAATTAGCATTGGACAAAGGTGCGAATAATAAAGAAAAATATACCTAAATTAAATTTATTGGCGAATACAGAATTATAAGCCGT of the Ruminiclostridium papyrosolvens DSM 2782 genome contains:
- a CDS encoding phospholipid carrier-dependent glycosyltransferase; protein product: MKTYFKNFSDFFSHLKMPGFATMMLSVIILFLIGIGIWGFLRIRNIQKGNLIITEYGLLNDERERKPLIKLIKKDYIIMLVMTLIYAIPAIYNLGGFKIPETPWAPADKNDGFVVDLGRDVEVTKVMLYQGYNEEKYDGTKFNINFLNSNGTYTASEALEKSGFFSWKVSTKEFKTSKIQIIADKPGAAINELAVFEKGSNKPFKVRSITPVEQVTKNTTKSPDGKAYKLSNLLDEQDRVDFYTLSSTSTYFDEVFYPRTALDFIHKVHPFERTHPPLGKYFVMIGMLIFGVNPFGWRIIGTLFGVAMIPLMYLFGYKIFKNRFLAFCTAFLMMFDFMHFVQTRISTIDVYVTFFVILMYYYIYDYFVKKSYKAGFKKSLMPLFLCGLIFGIGIATKWIAMYAAVGIFLIVVIAKLDEIVYYMAYKKSGLSSDLFSKFWTKYFIKTALMCVVFFIIIPGIIYFASYTSIMQVPGNGVKEFFNNQSYMYSFHNDLNAKHDYSSQWFEWPIMTKPIWFYGSKSLAAEKLTSSIICMGNPLIWWISIPSLITGIIVAVKRKDKYMLVPIFGALFQYIPWMVVRRMAFIYHYFSVVPFLIIIIVYLIKVFMELGGNSKKIVYTYLALTAILFIMYFPILSGMIVPRWYASMLQLFPGWSFRY
- the dapF gene encoding diaminopimelate epimerase codes for the protein MKFTKMQGLGNDYIYVDCTKNIIDNPSVVSKKVSDRHFGIGSDGLVLIMKSDIADFRMRMFNSDGSESEMCGNAIRCVGKYVFDNGLTDKKNLTIETLAGIKVLDLKIEDNKVVQVRVDMGEPILESKQIPVDSEKDRFISESVEVDGYNYKVTAVSMGNPHAITYVDDTASFPLYEVGPKMETHKLFPKKINAEFVEVIDRTTLKMRVWERGAGETLACGTGASAVLVASVLNGLSERAATIKLLGGDLIIEWSEKDNHVYMTGPAEKVFEGEIEI
- a CDS encoding LL-diaminopimelate aminotransferase; protein product: MAIVNENHLKLPGNYLFAEIGKRVAAFKEHNPSADIIRLGIGDVTRPLPMACIDAMHKAVDDMSRIESFKGYPEYEGYDFLINKIVENDYKKRGITVGVDEVFVSDGAKSDTANIQELFGLNSRIAVTDPVYPVYVDSNVMAGRTGEYIDGKWTNVTYLPCTSENGFVPELPKEKVDLIYLCLPNNPTGTTLTKEQLKVWVDYAAKNKSIILFDSAYEAFISEKDVPHSIYEIEGAKEVAIEFRSFSKTAGFTGTRCAYMVIPKELKAYTADGSEIGLNRLWYRRQATKFNGVSYIVQRGAEAVYSEEGQKQVKETISYYLSNAAIIKNGLESIGIKVFGGVNAPYIWMQTPNGMDSWVFFDKLLSEANIVGTPGVGFGPSGQGYFRLTAFGSRENTQAAVERFKTRLKV
- a CDS encoding uracil-DNA glycosylase, with product MLNWDQLNSTCSNCRNCDLAGTRTNIVIGRGNPSAPIMFIGEGPGEQEDIQGLPFVGPAGQLLETLLEALKFKPDEYYIANVVKCRPPNNRVPNEEEAEKCLPYLRNQVSLIRPRIIVCLGSTAAKYVVARDIKITKIRGQWIERKKFWIMPTFHPAALLRDQSKKELLFKDIKEVKKKINQLESEESGG
- a CDS encoding uracil-DNA glycosylase; translated protein: MVKNEMQNSLEQLCCQYVQEFKHKEIVLGHGCIDSPVVIIGEAPGKDEVKQGKPFVGAAGKNLNEFIEVLEISRDDLYITNAIKYRLGRLNPKTDRIVNRPATMKDIKENQIWLHKEIHLIKPHIIVTLGNVPLKAITSNFGISIGDMHGKLHECNLSGKVYKLFPLYHPASIIYNRALKAVYKQDMIMLKQEVNKLELNLSKKELALDKGANNKEKYT